The nucleotide window GGATGCAAGGGAGAGAAAGAACCAGAGCATGGCAGCCTGGATTAACGGGTGAGCTTCCGGATGACCTTGGTTGCCGTCCCTTTGGCCCGGAAGTTGATGAGGAACTCCCTGGCGTTCACATAGGCCTCTTGCTCGATGCTCTTCCGGTACTCGTCAGGTATGCTGTTGATCTCTTTTTTGAATACGGCGGTTGCGAGCTTGATATCCTTTTTTTCTTTCTCGCACCAGGCCTTGATGGCCTTGGACAGGTCGGGCGGAAGGTGCTTATGGGCAATGTTTTGCCATAGTGTGGCCACGTTCCCCTTGCGGACGCCGTGATCCGCAAATTGACTGAGCAGGTGCACTGGGGTGCCGGTGATCCCATGCTGGGCAATGCCCACGTTCCATTTGGAGATGGCATCGAAGATCTCCCGGGTCCGTTTGAGATCGATGTGGACCTCTTCTCCGGGTTTGTAGTTCCCGTGCTTGGAGCCGTTGTTGATGGCAAGAAGATCCGGCGTGATGCCGTTGGCGGTGATCCCTTCCATGAAATCCAATGCGTCTTTAACCGAGGTGATTCTCGCATCGATCCCGGTTCCGAGGATTTCACCCACCTCGGTCTCCAGCCCTGCGCCGGCCTCTCTGGCGATTCGGCCCAGTTCCGTGGAAATCTTCACGTTGTTCCCGGTTTCATTGAATGAGGCGTCCACGGCGATGGAGGTGTAGCCTGCCGCGAGCTCGGCCTCAATCAGGGCCCTCGAGTCCCCGACCACGTCCGGGGCCGGGCTTTTGGTGGTGACATGGTCTCCGTGGATAAAGAAGGGGAGGGTAAACCCCATTTCCTCGGCATAGCCCACCACAGTCTCGAAATAGATGTCAGGGGTCATTCCGGTGTAACCTCCCTTGAGGTTCCCTTCGGATTTTGCCAGTTCAAAGGAGATGACGGCATCCAATTCCCGGGCTGCCCTCATGATTCCGGGGATGACATGTTTGATCCTTGCGTTGTTTGCGATCACGATTACGCTCTCAGGTTTTAAAGCATTCAGGATATCCTTGGAACTCAGGAGACAAACCTTGCTTTTGCTTCCGAGTCTTTTTACGGCGTTCTCCGGTCTGAGATCGAGAATATTTTTGGACATGAGTTCCTCCTCTGATTTTGTGAAAACATAAGAATATCAGCATGTTATATCGGATATCCCGGCTTGTCAAGTGTAAAAACGAAAAAAGTCTTTTTATGGAGTGATGATAATAAAAAGATTAATTTGGCAAATTATTATTGACATTTATAGTAAAAACATATAAATTTGAATATCTTCCGGGGTACGTATCAGTTTGCTCTGTTGCGAATGAACATGTAGGAGTGAAAGATGTACAAGATCGGCAATACCGTAGTCTATCCTTCCCACGGCTTGGGCATCATCGAGTCCATTGAAGAAAAAAATCTGATGGGAACGAAGCAGAAGTTCTATATTCTTAAGATTATGGAAAAGGGGACCCGAATCATGATCCCCTGTGACAATGCGGAGAAGGTGGGACTCAGAGAAGTCATCCCGTCAAACGATGTCAGAAAGGTCGTCAAGGTTCTGAAGGAAAAACCCAAGACTATTCTTCCGAACTGGAACAAACGGTATCGTGAGAGTGTGGAAAAGATAAAGTCCGGATCCATCTATGAAGTTGCAGCCGTATTCAGGAATTTGAGTCTCCTTTCCAAAGATAAAGAACTCTCCTTCGGCGAGAAAAAGATGCTGTGCGAAACCAAGCACCTCATCAGTTCAGAGATCTCACGGGCCAAGGGGATCACCGAACAACAGGCAGAGAAAATTTTAGATACGGCATTAAAATAGATCTTATTGCAGGTTTTTCAGTTTAGCTTTGGCCGTGACGTCGTCAGGCGAAAGGGCGAGGGCCTTTTCCCAGAATTTCCCCGCTTTTTCCTTTAATCCGGACTGATAGTGGGCGTCTCCCAGAAGGAGATAGGCGGGAGCCATATCAGGGGCATATTCAACGGCGTTTTGAAGGTCCTGGATGGCCTCCCCATAGGATTCCCTGCTCAAAGCGGCCGCGCCCAAATGATAAAGCGCCTCAGCATTCTTTGGATTGATCTTCAGCGTTTCCCTCCAGGCCTCTTCCGCCTCCCGGGTATCACCCGAACGGTATAAGGCCGTACCCAAAGCGAGGTAAATCTCCTGGGTGCGGTAATCCATGAGAACGGCCTTTTTAAAGGACTCAACGGCTTCCGTATGACGGTTTGCCTCGATCTGGCGGTTTCCCAATTCATACAGGATGGCTCCATTCGCAGGTTCAATATCCAAGGCATGCGTAAGATCGTCGATGGATTGTGACATGCCCCCTTGTTCGGCATGGAGACGTGAGCGCAGCACATAGGTCCGGCTCCGGTTGGGAAAGAGAGAGACGGCTTGGTTCAGGGCATTTTCGGCCTGCTCGAAATTTCCGTTTTTAAGCAGTTCCTCACCTTGGACAAGGTGTTGGGAAAACCTTTTTTCCTTGGAAGGGATGTTCCTGCTCTTGGGCAGCGCCATGAGACTGATAAACAGGCAGGCCATTATCGCTGCCATGAGAGGAATCCACCGGTTCCTGAAACGAGGACCGGCCTTGATCCT belongs to Nitrospirae bacterium CG2_30_53_67 and includes:
- a CDS encoding fructose-bisphosphate aldolase → MSKNILDLRPENAVKRLGSKSKVCLLSSKDILNALKPESVIVIANNARIKHVIPGIMRAARELDAVISFELAKSEGNLKGGYTGMTPDIYFETVVGYAEEMGFTLPFFIHGDHVTTKSPAPDVVGDSRALIEAELAAGYTSIAVDASFNETGNNVKISTELGRIAREAGAGLETEVGEILGTGIDARITSVKDALDFMEGITANGITPDLLAINNGSKHGNYKPGEEVHIDLKRTREIFDAISKWNVGIAQHGITGTPVHLLSQFADHGVRKGNVATLWQNIAHKHLPPDLSKAIKAWCEKEKKDIKLATAVFKKEINSIPDEYRKSIEQEAYVNAREFLINFRAKGTATKVIRKLTR
- a CDS encoding CarD family transcriptional regulator — protein: MYKIGNTVVYPSHGLGIIESIEEKNLMGTKQKFYILKIMEKGTRIMIPCDNAEKVGLREVIPSNDVRKVVKVLKEKPKTILPNWNKRYRESVEKIKSGSIYEVAAVFRNLSLLSKDKELSFGEKKMLCETKHLISSEISRAKGITEQQAEKILDTALK